The Quercus lobata isolate SW786 chromosome 4, ValleyOak3.0 Primary Assembly, whole genome shotgun sequence genome segment CTAGGTAAAGTAcaacaatttgaaattttgatgatTAAAAAGTTAGCAACtgatatatttttctcaatattGCGTGGCAGTTGATTGAAAACTTTTGGTATCGTTTTTAAATTAGTGagaaggtgttttttttttttttttttggtaatttggaATGTTTTTAACACTTCTAGCCAGGCCAATAGTTTGGCCCATGGGTTTGTCTGGGTTTCTTTAAATGTTGCTCCTGGGCCCAAATCCATCTCTTCAATCACAACATTACTTTTCTTACTGATACAAGTAGATTAACATGACTCAGGAAGCCTTTTGTAGctcttctctctcctttgtATCTTATTcaactaaaaatattaataataagaaaaaaggaagaaaagaaaagaagaatatattCTTTGGGCTTTGGGCTGGAAGCAACGGAATCAATGGGATgtcaattttcttaattaaattaatttgagTGTAATTTTTTACTTGCCTAATCAACTCGTGTTAAGCTAAGCATAAGATTTTCTTTATAACTTATAAGGTATcgtttatgaataaaatatttgttgttttgtttagtaTTGACTTTGTGAAATGTTAGGTGAGCTTATTATTGAAATGTTTTCTAAGCAATTGTTGTTGTTCTGTTTAGTAGTAGCTTTGTGAGGTAAGGTTACTTTACCATTAAAATATTTGCACCAAGTTATTGTGCATAGAAAGATGGAGGATAACTTATACAAGGGGTGGTTTAGTGGTAGGAAGTTTTTGTATCGTGTTATCTTGTGAGtttgaggttgtgggtttgagtAGTGATAAgtcaaatttcattatttttcggGTGATCCTACACCATGTCAAATTTGGATTTAAGTGGGCCAGGGTTATGACCACACCTATGGATTGTCTTTATTgagttgttattgttattttttgttatagaattttaatcTATAATGTCCGCTTCTATGATTTTTGATCTCCATCATCAGATTAAAACACTAATCGGTTTTTAGTGTAAGAGGAGATTGAACctcatatctcttattcaatcatcaaagACTTCactaattgagttaactggaatCACCAtttttacaagttttatttctttttaatggaGGAATACTTCATACATGTCTAGATTCTAAAGTACTGAAAATCTTCCAAGATCAGATGATTGGTGGGCTTGGAGGAAGGTGAAGACTTGTGGTTGGCTTCGTGGGTTTGTTGAGAATGTATAGGATTAGGATTAGGAGGAAGTTGTTTTGTTCTGAATAATGTGTCAAAGTTCCATTGTGtctatattttgtaaaaataaataatatatataacgTGTTAAagttgttttctttaaacttgcATGCTAGAGAACCAAAAATGACATTTTAGTCTATATATAATAGGAGGATAATTCAGTGTTGAGTGAAAAGTtgaaattaattcaattacGTGCATTAATGATAGAAAGAATAACTCTtctaaaaagatagaaagaataACTTTAGTTAAAGTTGTTTTAATGTTTGTTTGAGTTAGTGATAAGTATAACACTTGAAACTCAATTCGGAATTAAATTAAAGTGGAttgaaaaaagatttttttttttcccccaaaggAAAATAGATTTAATTGGTTTaaagtaatttcaaattaaatatatatatatatatatattttgggtaaTTTGGAATGTTTTTAACACTTCTAGCCAGGCCAATAGTTTGGCCCATGGGTTTGTCTGGGTTGCTTTGAATGTTGCTCCTGGGCCCAAATCCATCTCTTCAATCACAACATGACTTTTCTTACTGATACAAGTAGATTAACATGACTCAGGAAGCCTTTTGTAGctcttctctctcctttgtATCTTATTCAACTAAAaacattaataattaaaaaaagaaaaaaagaagaatatactCTTTGGGCTTTGGGCTGGAAGCAAAGGAATCAATGGGATgtcaattttcttaattaaattaatttgagTGTAATTTTTTACTTGCTTAATCAACTCGTGTTAAGCAAAGCATAAGATTTTCTTTATAACGTATAAGGTATcgtttatgaataaaatatttgttgttttgtttagtaTTGACTTTGTGAAATGTTAGGTGAGCTTATCACTGAAATGTTTTCTAAGCAATTGTTGTTGTTCTGTTTAGTAGTAGCTTTGTGAGGTAAGGTTACtttacaattaaaatatttgCACCAAGTTATTGTGCATAGAAAGATGAAGGAAAATTATAGGAGGGGTGGTTTAGTGGTAGGAAGTTTTTGTGTCTTAATATCTTGTGAGtttgaggttgtgggtttgagtAGTGACAAGTCAAGTTTCACTATTTTTCGGGTGATCCTACACCATGTCAAATTGGTTTTTAAGAATTACCTAgttatttattgtttgttgtcTCTATTTTATCGAAATTCTCATTTCAACAAATGATTCAAAAAATATCCTATTAGGACATAATTGACCATATTTTATCAATAATGTTTCACTATTTTATACTTTTGATTGAGTAAAAGGTGGTGGAgtctagaaaaagaaattggacAAGAATGAGAGGCCAAGTGGTGACCAAGTCCCTCCCCTACAATTTTACATTGATTTTATTGTAATAGCATTTGCATTAGttgtaaaatattataagaCCCCAAATTTGTCCAATCTACCCCAAAATGCACCTACATCTGTTTATGTATTATTGTGCAAAAATATGTGCTATAGTAGCTAtgcaaatttacacaattactgtaccacaaatttatttttgcaaatttacacaattacaaTAACACAATGTACTTTTGTACGATGATAGCATAGACTAATGTGGGTGTATTTTGGGTTGATTGggaaaatttacacaattattgttgttatgctAGTGGatgttttagaaattatttaaattgaagATAGTTGTTTTTGGTTGAGGAAGAGAGATGATTTGagataataatgaaaaattgaTAAGGAAATAGTATTATGatgaaatgtagtgtaaaataaataatagtgagtatataaaataaaaaagtaggttattatgctaaaatatatagaaatttttgCGTGAGCTGATACAAATGTTctaatgtattaagaaacaatgaagttttgtgtttttatcttAATTAGTAGATGATTGCATTACAATGTattatgaaacaaaaaatttgtgtatttttctttgttgattttttgttaatactaaatagatacttatttgaaatttcatgatTTCTCTTTTACTTATACTCTGGCCCCCCTTAACTCGAAATCCTTGGTCTGTCCCTAGTTGGAAGCAGCATGAAAATAGTAGGGAGCTCAAGAGAGACAATGAGGATTTGGTGGATATATTACTAAAGGTCTATCAAGATGACAAAGTTGAATTCAAGATTAACAGAACACATCTCAAAGCTTTCTTGCTAGTAAGTCACAGTTATTTTgcatgtgtttttattttatagccTCATTCCCCCTTTCCCTAATTTCTCACTTGGTTTTTACATATGATAGAAGTTCTTTTAGGGCCGCAACTtttgtgttacaatttttttcacaactctaaTGTGGCTAACTATGAGTAGCTACGTATCACTAATTTCATATATATCCACCACTTTGTTCTCTACCGGTCACAATCAAGCACATCTGAAAACTTggatttgtgctaaaacacacgagcttgtttagaccctaaattttaaattatggctagattgtttttactctaacttaaataaagtgcggaataagagtaaatatGCACAATGAACCTATAAtgctactctaagccatattcatccacAATCAACAATAACATGAAAGTTTAAAGAATagggaagagaaatgcaaacccaagataacaccaagacgtgttatcgaagaggaaactgaagaactcggcgaaaaacctctccgcaaCCCTCCAAATCAAAATCGATtaactaaagaataaagttggagtacacgaataacaaaataccctccaagcctagtctaccccatgtacttgagctcTCCAAGTTCCTGCTACCAACGAACTTCTCAaagtcttgtcttctctaactttccgGATCCTGCAATTCAGCCTGATTGCATCCGCCACCAAATGGCTCCTTctaatgcttcccagcagcaccaaaatctTACCTAACACTCAGAataggtgtggtaagtgtttggactTACAACCTCTCAAGGATCTAGAGAttgagaggtaggagttgaggaaaactaGAAGGAAATGTGTAAATGATTATGGgtatgataatctctaactctcaagtgtattttctaggattttctctctaaaaagctcTCCTTACAATTCGTGGgtaataagggtatttatagtgtgggtaaagaatttGGCAAAGCAACCTAACTTTTTGCCAAATAGAATGTTTCGCAGGTACTTCATAGGATGACCCTTCTCGCGAAACACTCACAAACTTGATAgtctggcatgactcttcagcttccagtcatgtgctttaCACATGGTCTTTTCGCGGGTTACTTCTCATGAGCTACTTGTAAACTAGTTGCGAATTGCATTGATTCATcttttgaagcttgattcttcatcgatctctcacactcatcccttgCAAATAAACCCACTTACATACAGGGAAAATGATTGGAAAAATTACAGTCAAATTTGGCActgaattaaagccaacacaagttagttggaaatcacaactttacaacaTCAAAGTTGATTTTCTCATACAATGGTCAGACCATAAGAAAAACTCTTAAATAATGCTTAGAAGTTCAAATGGGTATACAAAATAAAGCACATCAAAGTTGATTTTCTCATACAACGAtcaaaccaaagaaaaattcttaaataatgcTTAGAGGTTCAAGTGGGTATACAAAATTAATGGTGCATtgctttccttttcctttgtcATTTATTGAGATATAAAGATTGATTATTTAGTCATTCTTGATTGCAATATTGATGTAGGAcacaatttaatatttaatttttgtaattatttaattttaatatttttatgtaatttttgttattttaggtttaggttattTGTTTCCATCTTTTTAGGTGTTTTAATGTTGTTtagtcaaattagggttttacATGCTTTCATAGCCGCCTTAGGGTTCCTAGTTGCcataagttttctttttactatttacaCGCATTGTAGCCTCCAAGGACAAtttagttttgaaattattatcaataaatacagacattttgtcaaattttcttcTGGTGGATTCTAGTTTTATCTTCTTGTGGATCCAAGGATACCCCTCATAGATTAGAGAATTACTATAAAAaaactaacagtttagtttctGTTCCATCAAAGAGAGCATCGTATGTGCTTTTTTCAGGCTTCCGTGACATCACATATGCATGTTAAGTAAACAGAGTCTACTCCCTTCAAATGTTCTTATTTCAAAGAATTTTGGAttagaaaagataaaattacaaaaaatattccATGAACTTTATGTTGAAATCCAAATGGCATTGATTTGGAATGATCAAATTAGTCGTTACATCACATTTCTATATCAAAGAGTATGGAGCTAGTTTGATTTTAACATAAAAGTGTAATTGTTTTTGCATTTggtcttgaaaaaaaaagtaaagaaaaggcTATGAGCCTTTTAGGTCCTGAACTTAACATTACTCCTCTATACATTCCGGTTTATAGGTAAATAGCAGCAAAGTAAAACTTAACTTGCATTTTTAAGGATTATGTTAAAAAATGACACGGGGGAGGGGAAATTTATAAATGATAGAGATTTTTAACTCAAATCAATGTTAGCTTAtttgatatgaatttttttaattaataagttatagaacccctttccctctcccttatatgtgtgtgtttgtttctcaaaaaaaaaaaaaaaaagttatacacGCTTATTAATTAATAGGttttacaatcaaaatatcacCCTTCATCTATTTATTACGAATATAGAATTTGTCATTTAAGTCAAAACTCAATGTGACCCTTGCAATGGATTCTAGCTAGTTAGTTCAGCTAATAATCTTGTCATTGAATAAAGAATTTGGGTTCAAACCTcgcttacataaaaaataaaccaattaGTATACTCTTGAGTCTTGGCCTTATGATAAATGACAATTATCATGTGGCTGAGTTCAAATCTTGTTTACACTGAAGTGAAACCAATTAGTACcataatttgataataaaaatacaactaCCATGGAGCAgaatggtatatatatatatatatatatatatatatatttttttttttttttgagaaaataatgGTATTTAATTTAAACCCTAtggtatttattttctttttctttttttaagtgcGACTCGTCTATGATACTATTATCCTATTatatttatcaacaaaaaatttgacttgcaatgaatatgaatatatatatatatatatattaaatcactgaaatatttaattataataccATAATCagttataatatgaaattaCGTTAATCAGTTGaataatcttctcaaaaaaaaaggttgaataATCTTCaacataattaatattttggcTTGGTTTACAGGCGGGATTTTAGGGATTAAGAATTTACCAGAAAATATGTTTTGGATAAATAGATCGAagatgacccaaaaaaaaaaaaaaaaaaaactgtggaTTACTGCAGCGCATCTAAATCTGTATAACTGACTCGATCAAAATTACAAGAACTATACTCAAATATTGATTCTATTGTAATATCATATGATTGAAAACTCATCTCACCATCCCTTACCTTTTCACGTACGCCAAGTTGCAATATAATTAAATCTCATTCTTCCTTTCACACCCCTAAAATTCAAAGACAACACAAAATGTCatgattatatataatataaaagataGACAAATCTTATccaaagtattttttattttattttattttattttaggagaaTGAGTCTTATACTAAGAAAGCAACTATCAAGTGTgtttgaataccgcttattttgctgaaaattgaaaactgaaaatactgtagcaaaataattttaaaatgtgtgaatagtactatgaaactcatttttaataaaagttttgttgaaaaaagaggtttgtgggtcccgtgaacagtgtatGGGACCCACGAGAAAAGGAAATgcccttcttaaaaaaaaaataaaaaaaaaaaggaaacgcCAAAACACAAACCCTTGAGCAAATAATCAGTATCCAAATAGGTACTAAATTAAGATCCACAATGCCTTAAAAAATGCTCTTTAAAGGTGCACAAACATTAGGGCCCGTTTAGTAGCCTATTTTGAGCAATATTTTGAGCATTTCAAACACACttatacatattttcacacactttttcatccatatgtatatcaaaaacactcaaacaacaTTTCAAGTGAGTTTCACAAGTGGCAGTTAAATTATTAGCAAGTCAATATCAATCATAAAACGATTTTGAAAGTAGAACAATAATTAAGCAGCAATGTCAAGAAAGAGTACTTCAGGATCAATTATAAAGCTACCCATAAATTGAGAGTTTAACAAGTTGATACAAACTTGTCCTTGGAGTGAGTATCAGAGTAATCATGGCCACAATGAATGATTACCAATATTACTTCCTGTGTTTCCTCCTTTATTTCCTCTCAACTCTCTTACTCAAGTCCTTGTTGAAGACAAAGAACCCTCTAAACCTCCCTCCAAGCCCACCAGTCCTCCCAATCATTGGTCATCTCCACCTTCTTGGTCCATCTTTATTCAAATCCCTTCACAACCTCTCCAACAAATATGGTCCTCTCCTCTATCTCCGGTTTGGTGCTACGCGGTGCCTTGCTGTGTCAACGGCTTCCGTTGCCACTGAAATATTTAAAACCAATGACGTTACCTTTTCAGATCGACCACCGCTCGCTTTCAGCGATAAATTACCATATGGAAGATATGGATTTTTCATAGCTCCATACGGTAATTACTGGAAGTTCATAAAAAAACTTTGCAATTCTGAATTGCTCAGTGCCCGTCAAGTTGAACAATCCCAGGCTGTTCGACACGAAGAACTGACTTGGTTTTTGCGTAAAGTGTTAGAGAGTGCTGAGAGAAAACAGGTCCTTGACATTGGTGCTGAGTTGATGAAGCTTACAAACAATTCTTCATGTAGGGTGATTATGAGCATGAGGTGTTCAGATGACAGTGATGAAGCTGAGAGGATTAGGCAGTTGGTGAAGGAATCCTTTGAGGTTGGTGCAAAGGTATCCTTTGGGGATGTGTTGGGGCCACTGaggtttttggctttttggctaTATGGAAGGAAGGCCATAGATTTGACCCTAAGGTACGATGAGATTTTAGAAAGGGTGTTGAAGCAGCATGAAGAGAGTCCTCAAATAGAGAATGAGGATTTAGTGGACATACTATTGAAAGTGTATCAAGATGACAAAGCTGAGTTCAAGATTAACAGAACACATCTCAAGGCTTTCTTGCTAGTAAGTCACCTTTGTTTTTGTCTGTGTTTCTCTTTTTCAACTTCATTATTGCATGACTAGAATGAGAGCATGATCCATTTCTTTTTAAGGGACATTTtataagggaaaagaaaaatggataTATGACAGGTCACGAttgataaaacataaaatagtaCACTTAGAAAggattaatttttattcaattctgtatatattttttgtttttattttcttccctCAATTCTTTTCAACCTCCTTAATTCATTATCAATTCATTTGGTTCCTTAATACAACAGCCAAGCCAAAAGTAAATTTCTTAAATAAGGCTTAAAGGTTCAAATTGGGTATACAAAATGGTGTCATCCTTTCTTTTCCCTAGTCATTTTGAGATATCAAAGATTGATTTAGTCATTGACTTGTTTGGGATAGGCGTTTTGACAAAGAGAAAATTACACATTGTTCTTTGGAACTTACGAgtattttttggattaaaaaagaaaaagaaaaataccccaaatatatacacacacatatatagagTAAGACTTAGGTACAATTTTTAAAGGTACAATTCTTAAATGTTATTCCTTAAATTATTCTCTTAAAATTCTGCTATGTGGTtacttaacttaaaaaatacatttccatCCATAAAAAACAGCATCTAAGGTACTTACATAAGTTTTGTCCATATATATTCAGTTTCAAAGGAACATATACATTGTAGAAAATCAATACTTAAGTTGCATTTTTAAGGAATCAAAAGTTGTAACGTACAAAAATGACAAAGGAGAggtaaaattaataaataatagagATATTTTTATCTCAATGAtagcttattttatttgaactattttttattgataactTACACACATATGGCTATTTTACGTCCAAAATCTCATTTCTATTATCTAACTACTAAGGCGAAAATGATATTTAATGCTTTGTTTCTTTCGTTATACAATAGTTTACATCTATTTGtttcattataaaaatgttatacggaaaatattttcaacattttattatttttgctttattggaaaatttggtcaaactCAAAAGTCTTTTCCGTtgacaataaaattatttgtaaataaaaataaaacaattaaagaTTTCCTTGAATTTAAGAGTCAAACTAATCTATctgtaaaacaaaacaaaataggaGAACTTCAATTATTGCTATGCTAAAATCCTCTACAAAATTATTTGGCATCATTTTGGTATACAGTAATTACCTGTGTGGTAAACTGAAACTAAATATtagttaattaatcacaatGCAATACTCTCTGCTACAATCATTACAGATATCAAATACCATTTACAACAAACTCTTTATCCATttcattgattcaaatgatgCCCTTCCCCTAGGATCTATTCATTGCGGGCACAGGTACCTCATCAGAGGCCATGCAATGGACAATAGCTGAACTCATCAATCATCCTTACGTTTTCAATAAGGTCAGAGAAGAGATCAAATTTGTAGTTGGTAGCACTAGACTTGTGGAGGAATCAGATGTACAAAGTCTCCCATACTTGCAAGCAGTTGTGAAGGAAGCATTAAGACTACACCCAACAGTGCCTGTTGTAATAAGAGAGTGCCGCGAAGCTTgtaaaatcaaagaatttgaTATACCAGAAAAAACTATGGTGGCAATAAATGTGTATACAATAATGAGAGATGGAAAAACATGGGATTATCCAAATGATTTTCGGCCAGAGAGGTTCATGGTCTcttccaaagaaaaagaaaatgctatGGAATATATTCCTTTTGGGGCTGGGAGAAGAGCATGCCCAGGTTCCAAGTTAGCACTCAGTTTGATACACACTACAATTGCAACAATGGTTCAATGCTTTGATTGGAAGGTTGGTGGAGAGGGAGAGCAAGTTAAGGCTAATATGCAAGTCGGACCAGGCATAACTATGCCCATGGCTCATCCATTTAAATGTCTTCCGGTTGTTCACTTCAATCCATTTGCTTCTTCAATGT includes the following:
- the LOC115983175 gene encoding cytochrome P450 705A12-like, whose translation is MATMNDYQYYFLCFLLYFLSTLLLKSLLKTKNPLNLPPSPPVLPIIGHLHLLGPSLFKSLHNLSNKYGPLLYLRFGATRCLAVSTASVATEIFKTNDVTFSDRPPLAFSDKLPYGRYGFFIAPYGNYWKFIKKLCNSELLSARQVEQSQAVRHEELTWFLRKVLESAERKQVLDIGAELMKLTNNSSCRVIMSMRCSDDSDEAERIRQLVKESFEVGAKVSFGDVLGPLRFLAFWLYGRKAIDLTLRYDEILERVLKQHEESPQIENEDLVDILLKVYQDDKAEFKINRTHLKAFLLDLFIAGTGTSSEAMQWTIAELINHPYVFNKVREEIKFVVGSTRLVEESDVQSLPYLQAVVKEALRLHPTVPVVIRECREACKIKEFDIPEKTMVAINVYTIMRDGKTWDYPNDFRPERFMVSSKEKENAMEYIPFGAGRRACPGSKLALSLIHTTIATMVQCFDWKVGGEGEQVKANMQVGPGITMPMAHPFKCLPVVHFNPFASSM